AGCGGGTGATCGCCAACGTCGAACGCGCCCTCTTCGGCAAGCGCGATGCGATCGAGCTCTGCCTGGCGGGCCTCGCCGCCCGCGGCCACCTGCTCATCGAGGACCTCCCTGGTGTCGGCAAGTCGACGCTCGCGCTCGGCCTCGCCCGCTCCCTGGACCTGCCCTTCGCGCGGATTCAGTTCACGAGCGATCTGCTCCCCTCCGACATCCTCGGCCTCTCCACCTGGGACGCGAAGAGCGCCTCGTTCACGTTCCGTCCCGGGCCGATCTTCCACTCCGTGATCCTGGCGGACGAGCTGAACCGGACCCCGCCTCGAACCCAGTCGGCGCTGCTGGAGGCGATGGCGGAGGGGCAGGTGACGCTGGACGGAAGGACCACGTCGCTCCCCGACTCCTTCTTCGTTCTCGCCACCGTAAACCCGCGGGAGCAGCACGGCACCTATCCGCTGCCGGAGTCGCAGCTCGATCGCTTCCTGCTTCGTCTCACCCTGGGTTATCCGGACTCAGACTCGGAGCGAAGGCTCCTGCTGGGCCGGCGCGAGGAGGAGCCGGTGTCCACCCTCGGCCCCGTCGCGTCGGCAGACGACGTCCTGCGGCTGCAGCTCGCCGCCGCTCGGGTCCGGCTGGATCCGTCGATCGCCGACTACGTGCTGGCGATCGCCGCCGAGTCGCGATCCTCCGAGCGGTTCTCGCTGGGCCTGTCGACCCGCGGCGCCCTCGCCCTGGCCTCCGCCTCCCGCGGCCTGGCGATCCTCTCCGGCCGCGACTACGTGGTCCCGGCGGACGTGAAGCGGGTGGCGCCCTCGGTCCTCTCGCACCGGCTGGTCGCGGCGGGAGCGGACGCCTTCGACTCGGATCGCGGCGAGGCGGCTCGGCTGGTGGAGGAGCTCCTCGCGCGGATCCCCGTGCCGGAGTAGGCCGTGCTCTCCTGGGCCCGCCTGCGCGCCACCGCGAGGCTCTGGTGGCACCTGATGCGCATGCAGCGCGTCACGCGTGACGGCTGGTTCTACGTGGGTTTCACGGTCGTCGTCGGGGCCGCGGCGATCAACACGGGCAACAACCTCCTGCACCTGGTGCTCGGTCTCCAGCTCTCGCTGATCGTCCTCTCGGCGCTGCTCTCCGAGTCGGCGCTGCGCGGCGTGGCGGTGGAGAGGAGCCTGCCGCGAAACGGGGTCGCCGGGGAGCCCTTCGAGGTCCGGCTCGCGGTCACCAATCGCAAGCGCCGCCTGGCGTCCCACGCGCTGGTGATCTCCGAGGTCGAGGGCCCGGCCGCCGGGATGCGCCGCTTCGTCTCGCGGATCGCGCCGGGAGGCGAGGCGCGGCTCTCGTATCGGCTGATGATTCCGCGCCGGGGCGACGCCGAGCTCGGCGCGATCCGGATCACGACGCGCTTTCCCTTCGGACTCTTCGAGAAGAGCCGGGAGCTGCGGCTGCCGCAGGCGCTGCCGATCCACCCGCCTGGCCTGCGGGCGCCTCGCGCTTCGGCCCGGACGTCGTCTGGCGCCGGCGAGCTCCCAGAGCCTCGGCCGGGGCAGGGCGCCGAGTTCCACGCCCTCCGCGAGCTCCGGCCCGGGGACGATCCCCGCCAGGTCCACTGGCGCTCCACGGCGAGGACCGGGAGCCCGCGGGTGATCGAGCGCGAGCGCGAGCGACGACGGCGCGTGACCCTCCTCGTGGACACCCGCGGCGCCACCCGGCACGAGGAGCTCGACGAGGCCGCGGAGTCCTCCCTCGCCCTCGCCCGCCGCCACCTGCGCGCTGGCTGCGAGGTCGGGATCGCCTGGCCGGGCGGCTCGGTGGAGCCCGGCCTCGGGGCTGCACACCTCCAGCGGCTGGGCGACGCCGCGGCGCGGCTGGGGCCCGGATCGGCCAACGCGCCGGCGCCCAGGGCGCATCGGGGCGCCCAGGCCGTAGAGGTGCCAATCGTTCTCACTCGGGGTGTCGGGCGGGAAGGGCCGCGGATCGAGGACGAGCCCGGGCGCCTCGCCCAGGCACACAAGGGGCCTAGCCTCCACGTCTTCCAGCGGGCGAGCCTCCTGGCCGCCTCCCTCGCGGCCTTCGGCTCCCTGGCCGTCTCGGGAGAGCTCGCCGGCTGGGCCGCCGCCATCTTCGCCGGGGCCGCGGCGCTCGGGCTCGTCGTCCGCGAGGGCGGCGCCGAACGCTTCCGGCTGGGAGCCAACGTGCTGGCCCTGGGGACCCTCGGGGTCCTGGCGCTCCAGGTGTTCACCGGAGCCACGAGCATCATCGTGGCAGCGCCCACCTTCGCCGTGGTGCTCGCGGCCTCCCGGCTCCTGGGGCGAAAGGGCCCCACCGACGACGCGCTCCTCCTCCTCGCCGCGCTGCTCATGCTGGCGGGCGGCGCCGCGCTGACCGGCGAGCTCTCCTACGGCCTCTTCTTCGCGGCGTTCTCGATCGCCGGCACCGTCGCGCTCTGCCTCACTCTCCTGCGGCGCGAGGTCGAGGCGGTGGACGGCGCGGGCGCGTCCCGCCGGAGAGGCACCGTCAGCGGCGCGCTGATCGGCGCCCTCGGCGCCCTCTCGCTCGCCGTGCTCGGAGGATCGGCGCTCGTCTTCGTGCTCTTCCCGCGGGTCTCGGCGGGTCTCGTCCGGCACGGCGCCGGGCACGCGAGGGTGGGGGGCGGCGCAGACCGAATCGAGCTCGGCGGCGTGGGCGTGCTCAAGGACGATCCCACGCCGGCCATGCGCGTCCGCTTCCCGGAAGGCGCGCCGGCGGGCGAGGTCTACTGGCGCACCACCACCTTCCAGCGCTGGGACGGCAGGGGATGGAGCCGCGGCGGGAGCAGTCGGCAGCCCGTGGCGGGCGGCGGCGGGCTCTACCTCCTGGGGCAGGCGCGGCGGGCCTCGGTCCAGGCGGAGGTCGAGCTCCTGGCCAGCGAGCCCGGCCTGCCGACGCCGGGGGAGCCCCTCGAGGTTCGCTTTCCCACGGATCCGCGCAGGCCGGCACCGCTCCTCCTCGAGGGCGTGGACGGGACCCTGGAGGTCGCCGGTGGCATGGAGTCCCGCTATACGATTCGCGCTGCGCTCCCAGGCGGACGTGCCGCCGGCCGAAGTCGTGCGATCGGTGCGCGGGACGAGCGCGAGCTGGCCGCCTACCTCGAGGTGCCGAGCGCCCTCGATCCCCGGATCGTCGCCCTAGCAGGGAGCTTCGACGAGGGCGATCCACGGGAGCTGGCCGACTCGATCGTGAGTCGCCTCGGGGAGGAGCTCCGCTACACGCGGGAGCTGCCGGGGGAGACGAGGGATCCGCTCGCGAACTTCCTCTTCGAGCGGAAGCAGGGACACTGTGAGTACTTCGCGAGCGCACTCGCGATCCTTTTGCGCCTGAAGGGCGTTCCGGCCCGGGTGGCCACCGGCTACTACGGCGCGAGCCGGGTCGATGGGAGCGACTACTGGATCGTCCGCCAGGGCGACGCCCACGCCTGGACCGAGGCGTGGATCGCGGACGCCGGCTGGGTGCGCTTCGACGCGACGCCGGCCACCGACCGCTCGGGCACCGCCGACGGCGTGGTGGCGCGGCTGTGGGAGCTCGTCGATCGGCTGCGCTACCGCTGGGGGAGCTGGGTGCTCGACTTCGATCGGGGCAGCCAGCGGGAGCTCGCCGAGAGCGTCGCCGAGGCCCTCGCGGCTAGGCAGGGCGCGGGCCGATCCCTGACGCCCGCGGCGCGCTTCGGCGTGGTCGCGCTCTGCCTCGGATTGGCGGCGTGGCTGCTCTTCCGCTTCAGGCAGCGGATGCGCGAGCCCGGAGTCGAGATCCCGTCGGCGCACCACCGCGAGGCCCTGCGCCTCGTCCGCGCCGTGAAGCGCGAGCTCGGCAGGCACGGCGTCCGGCTCCATCCGAGCGCGAGCGGCGCCGAGTGGGTCGATGCCGCCGCCCGGGATTTCCCCGAGAAACACGGCGCCGTCGAGGCGGCCGTCGCGGCCTACGAGGCCGCCCGCTTCGGCAACCGCGCGCTCACGCGTGCCGATGCCACACGATTGCGCCGCGCGCTCCGGGGCAGGTGAGGTCGCCACCGCCTACGTAGCGTTGGCAACCAGGAGCCGGGCTCGCGCTTCCGCGACGCCCGCATCGGAGCGACCTCGCTCAGGCCGCGGCGATCGTTCGCTCCAGGGTCTCGCGCTCTTCCATGAGCTCGAGCATGCGCTCTTCCGCCGCGTCCTTGTCGACCTGCAGCTCGCCGAGCTTCACGTAGTCGCTCGCGAGGGCGGGATCGAGGAGCTGGGAGTCGAGGCCGTCGACGCGGGCCTGGAGCGCGCCGAGCTCCTTGTCGACCGCGACCAGCCGCCGCTCGGCGGCCTTCCGGGCGTTGGCGTCCGCCTTCCGCTTCTCGTGTCCCGCGCGGGCATCGAGGGCGGGCGAACCCGCCTCTGGCGCCCGGACAGCGACGGCCTGCGCTGCCGCAGCTGCCTCGCGACGCGCCCGGGCCTCGAGGAAGGAGCTCGCGTGATCCTCCAGCCGCGCCTCGCCCGTGGAGGCGTCGACGTCGAGCCAGAGGATGCGCTCGCAGGTCCGCTCGAGGAACCAACGGTCGTGGGAGACGCAGACGAAGGTCCCCTCGTAGTCGTCGAGGGCCTGCTCCAGCGCCTCGCGGGCCTCGGCGTCGAGGTGGTTGGTGGGCTCGTCGAGCACCAGGAGGTTGAAGCCGGCGAGGGTGAGCTTCGCCAGGGCGGCCCGCGCCCGCTCGCCTCCGGAGAGGGTCCCGATCACGCGCTCGGCCTCGTCGCCCGAGAAGAGGAAGCGTCCCGCGTGGGAGCGGAGCGCGCCGTCGGGCAGCGAGGGGCGCGCCTTGCCGAGCTCCTCGAGCACGGTCCGGCTCCCGTCCACGGCGGAGAGCTCCTGATCGTAGTAGCCCACCGAGACCTTGCCGCCCACGCGGATGAAGCCGTCGGCGGCAGGTACCTTGCCGAGGAGCGCGCGCAGGAGCGTCGATTTCCCGGCACCGTTCGGCCCCACGATCCCCACGCGGTCGCCGCGGCGGATCGTGAAGGTCGCGCCGGCGACGAGCGTGCGACCCTCCACGGCGAGGCGGAGGTCCTCGGCGGCCAGCACTTCGAGCTCCGAACGACCCGACACACTGAGCGAGATGCGAGCCGTACCCTCGGTGTGGACCGCCTCCACCCGCTCGAGCTTCTCGAGCATCTTCCGCCGAGCCTGGGCCTGCTTCGTGGCTTGCCCGGCGATGTTGCGCCGGATGAAGTCCTCGGTCTTGGCGATGAGGGCCTGCTGCCGCGCGTGGGCCTCGGCCTGCTGCTCGCGGGCGAGCTCGCGCTGCTCGAGGTACGAGCTGTAGTTCCCCGTGTAGAGCGTCAGCCTGGCACGAGCGATCT
The Vulgatibacter incomptus DNA segment above includes these coding regions:
- a CDS encoding ABC-F family ATP-binding cassette domain-containing protein translates to MLLDLDQATVSFAGEPVLDALSLRLDDRARLGLVGRNGAGKSTLLRVLKGELEPDKGRVLRRRGLAIGWLRQIDDLARGTVLESALEPFAELRELEAELRALEPRLADGDPALLEQYGHLHERWERRGAYVAEARAKKILTGLGFSQRAFDQPVSALSGGERTRLGLSRLLLEAPDLMLLDEPTNHLDLGATEFLEELLQGYAGAVVVASHDRSFLDAAVSRIGEIARARLTLYTGNYSSYLEQRELAREQQAEAHARQQALIAKTEDFIRRNIAGQATKQAQARRKMLEKLERVEAVHTEGTARISLSVSGRSELEVLAAEDLRLAVEGRTLVAGATFTIRRGDRVGIVGPNGAGKSTLLRALLGKVPAADGFIRVGGKVSVGYYDQELSAVDGSRTVLEELGKARPSLPDGALRSHAGRFLFSGDEAERVIGTLSGGERARAALAKLTLAGFNLLVLDEPTNHLDAEAREALEQALDDYEGTFVCVSHDRWFLERTCERILWLDVDASTGEARLEDHASSFLEARARREAAAAAQAVAVRAPEAGSPALDARAGHEKRKADANARKAAERRLVAVDKELGALQARVDGLDSQLLDPALASDYVKLGELQVDKDAAEERMLELMEERETLERTIAAA
- a CDS encoding AAA family ATPase translates to MIPSEPRRLRFADQVPSPLSPAEARALRERVIANVERALFGKRDAIELCLAGLAARGHLLIEDLPGVGKSTLALGLARSLDLPFARIQFTSDLLPSDILGLSTWDAKSASFTFRPGPIFHSVILADELNRTPPRTQSALLEAMAEGQVTLDGRTTSLPDSFFVLATVNPREQHGTYPLPESQLDRFLLRLTLGYPDSDSERRLLLGRREEEPVSTLGPVASADDVLRLQLAAARVRLDPSIADYVLAIAAESRSSERFSLGLSTRGALALASASRGLAILSGRDYVVPADVKRVAPSVLSHRLVAAGADAFDSDRGEAARLVEELLARIPVPE
- a CDS encoding transglutaminaseTgpA domain-containing protein; its protein translation is MLSWARLRATARLWWHLMRMQRVTRDGWFYVGFTVVVGAAAINTGNNLLHLVLGLQLSLIVLSALLSESALRGVAVERSLPRNGVAGEPFEVRLAVTNRKRRLASHALVISEVEGPAAGMRRFVSRIAPGGEARLSYRLMIPRRGDAELGAIRITTRFPFGLFEKSRELRLPQALPIHPPGLRAPRASARTSSGAGELPEPRPGQGAEFHALRELRPGDDPRQVHWRSTARTGSPRVIERERERRRRVTLLVDTRGATRHEELDEAAESSLALARRHLRAGCEVGIAWPGGSVEPGLGAAHLQRLGDAAARLGPGSANAPAPRAHRGAQAVEVPIVLTRGVGREGPRIEDEPGRLAQAHKGPSLHVFQRASLLAASLAAFGSLAVSGELAGWAAAIFAGAAALGLVVREGGAERFRLGANVLALGTLGVLALQVFTGATSIIVAAPTFAVVLAASRLLGRKGPTDDALLLLAALLMLAGGAALTGELSYGLFFAAFSIAGTVALCLTLLRREVEAVDGAGASRRRGTVSGALIGALGALSLAVLGGSALVFVLFPRVSAGLVRHGAGHARVGGGADRIELGGVGVLKDDPTPAMRVRFPEGAPAGEVYWRTTTFQRWDGRGWSRGGSSRQPVAGGGGLYLLGQARRASVQAEVELLASEPGLPTPGEPLEVRFPTDPRRPAPLLLEGVDGTLEVAGGMESRYTIRAALPGGRAAGRSRAIGARDERELAAYLEVPSALDPRIVALAGSFDEGDPRELADSIVSRLGEELRYTRELPGETRDPLANFLFERKQGHCEYFASALAILLRLKGVPARVATGYYGASRVDGSDYWIVRQGDAHAWTEAWIADAGWVRFDATPATDRSGTADGVVARLWELVDRLRYRWGSWVLDFDRGSQRELAESVAEALAARQGAGRSLTPAARFGVVALCLGLAAWLLFRFRQRMREPGVEIPSAHHREALRLVRAVKRELGRHGVRLHPSASGAEWVDAAARDFPEKHGAVEAAVAAYEAARFGNRALTRADATRLRRALRGR